One segment of Brassica napus cultivar Da-Ae chromosome C3, Da-Ae, whole genome shotgun sequence DNA contains the following:
- the LOC106394963 gene encoding uncharacterized protein LOC106394963, which translates to MRPFGLIFTVMFLVSAFSESRTADCRVLLDGSSEEIGPSKNHGVDFRRKELLGVVMRGYKRLRSLSSAGERMHTMASGPSRKGSGH; encoded by the coding sequence ATGAGACCTTTTGGCTTGATCTTTACGGTCATGTTCTTGGTCTCAGCCTTTTCAGAATCAAGAACCGCCGATTGTAGGGTTCTCCTTGATGGCTCATCGGAGGAAATAGGTCCATCAAAGAATCATGGGGTCGATTTCCGACGTAAAGAATTGTTAGGGGTCGTGATGCGTGGTTATAAAAGGTTGCGGTCGCTCTCTTCAGCTGGGGAGAGGATGCACACAATGGCTTCAGGACCGAGCAGGAAAGGTTCTGGTCACTAA